Proteins encoded within one genomic window of Acomys russatus chromosome 5, mAcoRus1.1, whole genome shotgun sequence:
- the Paox gene encoding peroxisomal N(1)-acetyl-spermine/spermidine oxidase, with amino-acid sequence MASGGPRVLVVGGGIAGLGAAQRLCRHPAAPHLRVLEATARAGGRIRSERCFGGVVELGAHWIHGPSQGNPVFQLAAEIGLLGEKELSEENQLMETAGHVVLPSMSCTSSGKSVSLELVMEMASLFYGLIDRTREFLNAPETPVASVGEFLKTELSQQVADWTEDEGTKKLKLAILNTFFNVECCVSGTHSMDLVALAPFGEYTVLPGLDCTLAGGYQGLTNHILASLPEDSMVFDKPVKTIHWNGSFQEAAFSGETFPVLVECEDGTRLPAHHVIVTVPLGFLKEHQETFFEPPLPAKKAEAIRKLGFGTNNKIFLEFEEPFWEPGCQFIQVVWEDSSPLQDTALSLQDTWFKKLIGFLVLPPFESSHVLCGFIAGLESEFMETLSDEEVLLSLTQVLRRVTGNPQLPVAKSVLRSRWHSAPYTRGSYSYVAVGSTGEDLDVMAQPLPADGTGAQLQVLFAGEATHRTFYSTTHGALLSGRREADRLIGLWDSQVQRSRPRL; translated from the exons ATGGCGTCCGGCGGGCCGAGGGTGCTGGTAGTGGGCGGCGGGATCGCGGGGCTGGGCGCTGCGCAGAGGCTCTGCCGCCACCCGGCTGCTCCACACCTGCGGGTCCTGGAGGCCACCGCCCGCGCCGGGGGCCGCATCCGCTCGGAACGCTGCTTCG GTGGTGTAGTGGAGCTGGGTGCACACTGGATCCATGGGCCCTCCCAGGGCAATCCTGTCTTCCAGCTGGCTGCGGAGATCGGGCTCCTGGGGGAGAAAGAATTATCAGAGGAAAACCAGCTGATGGAGACAGCAGGGCACGTGGTCCTGCCCTCCATGAGCTGTACCAGCTCTGGAAAAAGTGTGAGCCTGGAGCTGGTGATGGAGATGGCCAGCCTGTTTTATGGACTCATAGACCGGACCCGAGAGTTTCTGAATGCACCTGAGACCCCAGTGGCCAGCGTTGGAGAGTTCCTCAAGACGGAGCTAAGTCAGCAGGTGGCTGACTGGACTGAGGACGAGGGCACCAAGAAGCTCAAGCTGGCTATCCTGAACACCTTCTTCAACGTAGAGTGTTGTGTGAGCGGCACCCACAGCATGGACCTGGTGGCTCTTGCGCCGTTCGGGGAGTATACAGTGTTGCCGGGGCTGGATTGCACCTTGGCTGG TGGCTACCAAGGACTTACCAACCACATACTGGCGTCCTTGCCCGAGGATTCGATGGTTTTTGACAAGCCGGTGAAGACCATTCACTGGAATGGGTCCTTCCAGGAAGCTGCTTTCTCAGGGGAGACCTTCCCCGTGTTGGTGGAGTGTGAAGATGGTACCCGTCTGCCTGCCCATCATGTCATCGTCACAGTGCCCTTAG gttttctcaaagaacatcAAGAGACCTTCtttgagccaccactgcctgccaaaAAGGCAGAAGCCATCAGAAAACTCGGCTTTGGTACCAACAACAAAATCTTCTTGGAGTTCGAGGAGCCCTTCTGGGAGCCCGGCTGCCAGTTCATCCAGGTGGTATGGGAGGACTCATCACCGCTACAGGACACAGCCCTCTCGCTGCAGGACACCTGGTTCAAGAAGCTCATTGGCTTTTTGGTCCTGCCTCCTTTCGA GTCTTCACATGTGCTGTGTGGGTTCATTGCTGGGCTCGAGTCAGAGTTTATGGAGACTCTGTCGGATGAGGAAGTGCTTCTGTCTCTAACCCAAGTGCTCCGGAGAGTGACAG GAAATCCACAACTGCCAGTGGCCAAGAGTGTGCTGAGGTCTCGTTGGCACAGCGCTCCATATACCCGAGGCTCCTACAGCTATGTGGCCGTGGGCAGCACGGGCGAAGACTTAGATGTGATGGCTCAGCCCCTCCCTGCTGATGGAACTGGCGCCCAG CTCCAGGTACTCTTTGCTGGGGAAGCCACACATCGGACGTTTTATTCCACCACGCACGGGGCTCTCCTGTCTGGCCGGAGGGAAGCTGATCGCCTCATTGGTCTGTGGGACTCACAGGTGCAGCGGTCCCGGCCCAGGCTGTGA